The following proteins are co-located in the Candidatus Cloacimonadota bacterium genome:
- a CDS encoding NrdH-redoxin, with amino-acid sequence MKPSIIVFSTPTCSWCKKLKSYLRENSFIYKDIDVSKDTKALNDMIKKTGQQGVPQTWINGTPIIGFDRAKIDKLLGINKQTIGEKQ; translated from the coding sequence ATGAAACCTAGTATAATAGTTTTTAGCACACCTACTTGCTCTTGGTGCAAGAAGTTGAAAAGCTACTTAAGAGAAAATAGTTTTATCTATAAAGACATAGATGTATCCAAGGATACAAAAGCCCTAAACGATATGATTAAGAAAACCGGACAACAAGGGGTTCCACAAACATGGATAAATGGTACACCGATAATTGGATTTGATAGAGCAAAAATAGATAAACTATTGGGAATAAATAAACAAACGATAGGAGAG